The sequence GATCAGTCCGATTTCCCCGACATATTGGGGTGCGCTGACAAATGAGTTCAGGACGAGCACAGCCAGGAACATGATTATGAAGCCGGGCAGGGCGATACGCGGGCGATTGCCGTCTACGTTTTCAGCTTTCGTGCGGCGACGGATGAGCAGCGCAGCTAAGGCTACCAAAGGTGCAAGCAAAGCCACGCGGGCGAGTTTCACGACGGTGGCATAAGCGCCCGCTTCGTCGGAAACGGCATAGCCGCCGCCAATGGCCTGCGCGACATCATGGATCGATGCACCCGTGAGAAAACCGGCTTGAGTGTCGCTCAGTTCCAACCAACCTGCGATAACGGGATAGATCGACAAAGCAGCCGCGCTGGCCAGTGAAATGCCGACCAATGTGACGGCAAATTGAGCCTGGCTCACGCGCTCTCGCCCGATTACTCCGTACAGTGCAAGCGCCGCAGAGGCCCCGCAAATAGCGGTGGCACCGCCTGCTAGCAGGCCGCCTTCGAAAGTCTGTCCAGCAAGTTTTGCAAATAACAGTCCTCCCGCAAATGCGGCGATCATCACTACTATTAGCGCCGCAAAGGGTGCGGCGCCAAGTTCGGCAATTTGCATCAAAGTGACCTGTAGGCCGAGCAGAATGATCCCGCCGCGCAGAATAGTTCGAGATGCAAAGTCGAGCCCACTATGCGTGCGCTCGTCTTGCGAAACAAAACTGAGCGCAAGGCCGAGCAGCAAGCCCATCAGAATAAGCGGCGCGCCATAAGTCTGGCTAAGGAATGCCGCTCCCATACTCGCAATCGCGCAAATGGTGAGACCAGGCAGCAATGCGGCGCGCGATGTTTTGGCCGGCGCATCTTCAAGAAGCGTCAGCTCCCCGTAGAGATCGCCCGTGTAATATGACTGTGTCGGTGCTGCCATCAAGGCGGCATACAGGCGCTTTGTTCTGGAAACCAGAAGGCGTGAATTAAAGTCGGGGAATGGCGGACGCACTGGGGTTCGAACGCGCTTGGATCGCTTATCGATCAAAGCCAGACAAGACTCCGAGGTTCGCTCACAGAGGAAGCGCCAGTCAAATAAATCTGATGTAGTGAAAATGAAGGGAATGGTGGACGCACTAGGGTTCGAACCTAGGACCCGCTGATTAAGAGTCAGCTGCTCTACCAACTGAGCTATGCGTCCATTCCGGCCAATTGCAGGGTGATTTCGAGAATTGCTCGAATCGGGCCTGCGGCGGTGAGGCGCTGCATATAGCGACTGTTTCGCGCGTGGGAAGGGGTATCCGGCGCGAATTGCGTTTCAGCCGAATCCGGTGCGAGCCTGGGACTGGTTCCAGCGGTGCACCATCATCAACGTGCCGACACAAATCATGTTGGTCATCATCGACGATCCGCCATGGCTCATAAAGGGCAGCGGGATCCCGACCACGGGCGCGAGACCCATGACCATCATCAAGTTTACAGCGACATAGAAGAAAATCGTGGCTGTCATTCCTGCGGCGAGCAGCTTGGCAAATGGATCGTTTGCATCACGCGCAAGCACCATGCCCCAACGCAGAACGAGCGCGAAAACTGACAGCACCAGCACGCCGCCGAACAGGCCCCATTCTTCTGCCATGGTGGCAAACACGAAGTCGGTATGCGGCTCGGGCAGGTAATTGAGCGCGCTTTGCGAACCGTTGCCGAAACCTTTGCCAGTAATTCCGCCCGATCCGATAGCGATCTTCGACTGTGTGATATGATAACCAGCACCCAGCGGATCACTTTCAGGATCGAGGAAAGTCGTCACACGGCGCTGCTGGTATTCCTTCAGGGCGAAGAAGTAAGCGAGCGGAATGGCCGCGGCGACTGCAGCCCCAGCGGCGACAAACCAGCGCATCGGCAGACCGGCCAAGAACATGACGACCACGCCGCCAAAAGCGATGGCAAGCGCCGTTCCCAGATCAGGCTGCATCAGGACGAACGCCATAGGTAATGCGATCAGCATGCCTGCTGGCACCAAGGCGCGCCAAGTCGGAACCATTCCGGCGGGCAGGTTTGAATAGAATGTCGCAAGAGCAAGGACGATAACGGGCTTCATCAACTCGGAGGGTTGCAGGCGCATGAACCCTAGTTCTAGCCAGCGCTGGCTGCCACCACCCATGGCGCCCAATGCTTCTACAAGCACAAGCAGAACCAGCACCCCGGCATATGCGGGGTAGGCCATGAACCGCACCAGATCGCGCGGGAAGAACATCATCACCAGCGCCATCGCAAGGAACACACTGTAGCGAATGAGATGGGATGTCGCGAAGGGCTGCATCGATCCGCCAGCTGCCGAATACAGTACCGCGCCACCAAACAGCACGAGCAGGCTTAGCGGTGCAATGACCATCCACGGCAAGCGGGCAATGGGCGCAGGGACAATGCTCGCGCTCATTCCGGAACGCCCCCGCCGGGAGCAGACGATGGTGTCGGATCACTGCGCGGGGCAACCGCTTCGTCGGCAATTGCTGCAGGGCGCAAGGCGGCGGCGCGCGCTTCGGCCTCTACCCGGTCAAAGATGTCTTCGTCGCGCGTCGGCACCGGCGGAACGTCTTCGCCTGCTTCACGGGCGATGGCCGCGTATTTGCGCGCCAGCCGTTCCTGGGCCGTGCCGCCCCATTGATTCTCGTAACTCTTAAGTACGTCGAGCCCTTTTTGCGGGTCGAACATGAAGGTCATGACGTCGCGCGCGATAGGATATGCAGAGCCCGAACCCCCGCCGTGTTCGATCACTACAGCGCCGGCGTAGCGTGGGTTATCGAATGGAGCGAAGAACACAAACAGGCCGTGGTCGCGGTACTTCCAGGGGCCACTGCGGCCGTCGGAAATGTTCAGGCCGACAACTTGCGCCGTGCCCGTCTTTCCCGCCATTTGCACGTTCTGGAGCGGAAGCCGGCCGCGCCCAGCCGTGCCCGGGCCATTGACTACATCGCTCATCGCCTTGCGGATGTAGGCAGTGTATTCATCGCTGATACCCATGCTTTTGAATTCGGGTACTTTCTTGTCGAATAGAAGACGTGGCTCGACATGTTTGGAAGTCGCCAAACGGGTCGCCATAACCGCCAGTTGAAGCGGGTTTGCCAGCATGTAGCCTTGGCCGATGGTGGCATTAACGGTGTCGAATGCAGCCCAGTTCCGGTTGTATTTCTTCAACTTCCATGCGGGATCAGGAACCGTGCCGTAGAACTGGCTGAGCACCGGAAGATCGAATTGCTGGCCCATGCCGTAATCGCGGCAAGCAGCGGCGATTGGGTCCATCCCCAAACGCTGTGCGAAGTGATAAAAATAGACATCGCAGCTTTGATATATGCCCTTGGCCATATTGACCGTGCCGTGCCCGCCGCGTTTCCAGCAACGGAATACCCGATTGCCGACCCGCAGGCCGCCGCCGCAGAATACCGTCTCTTCTGGGTCCAGCCCCTCTTTCAGAAACGCCATGCTGACTGTCGGTTTGACGGTCGAGCCAGGTGGATAGAGGCCTTTTAGTACCTTGTTCCGAAGCGGAACGCGGTCATCGTCACGCAGCATTTTATATTCGAGGCGCCCGATGCCATCGGAAAAGCTGTTCGGATCGAAGCTGGGCATCGAAGCCATGCAGAGCAGATCGCCTGTTTTGCAATCCATCACGACGACTGATCCGGATTCGAGGCCCAAGCGCCGAGCGGCATAATCTTGCAACGGACCGTCGATGGTCAATTTGACCGGGTCGCCCTGAACGTCGTCACGCGTTTCCAGATCGCGCACGATCCGGCCCGATGCTGTGACTTCGACCCGCCGTGCGCCGGGTTCGCCTTGCAAATTCTCTTCGTATTTCTTCTCAATTCCGTCTTTGCCGATTTTGAAACCGGGCGTGACGAGCAGCGGGCTGGGGTTTGCGTCGAACTCTTCTTTCGACGCTGGACCGACATAGCCGATCAGATGACCGACGGCAGGGCCGGTGGGGTAGAAACGCGAGAAGCCGCGTTGCGGAACCACTCCCGGCATTTCGGGCAGGCGCACGCTTACGGCCGCAAACTGGTCATACTTCAGGCCGCTGGCGACTTCGATGGGCTGGAACCCGCGCGCATCACCGATCTTGTCTTTGAGATCCTGAACCGCTGCGGGGCCAAGCGCCAATAAAGTGCCGAGTTGATCGATTGTTTTGACGGGATCGTTCAACCGGTCCGGGATCAGATCGACGCGAAAATCAGCGCGATTGGAGGCAAGGGGAGAACCGTTGCGATCAAGAATCCAGCCGCGCCGCGGTGCAATGAGACTGAGATTAACGCGGTTACTCTCCGCCTCCATCTCGTATTTCTCGTTCTCGGCCACCGCAATGTAAGCCATCCGTCCGGCGAGAAGTACGCCCACGCCGCCTTGCACGGCGCCGATAATCATCGTGCGGCGATCAAAGCTGTGCTGCAAGGTTGCGGCTGTTACCACCTGTTTGGGGCGCAGCCGCTTTCGCCGGAAGATCATCCGATGACTCGTATGCGCAACAGCCTTAACCTGTCCAGTATGGCGACGAGCCAGCCGACCACTGGAAAGATGAGTATTGAGAGCAGGAACTGCGGTCCAACGAGCAATACGCGCTCATAGCCGAATGATCCGCCAGACAGCAGTGCAGCCAAAGCGAGATAGAGGCCAGTTGCCAGAACAGCTGTCATCCAGTCTTGCAGAAATCCGCGCCACGGGAAACGTGCCTCGATATAGTCGATCGCAATCATTGTCAGTGACCACATCAGGATGGCGCTGCCGAACGGTTGGCCGCTGAAAAGGTCGTCCCAAAGGCCGAGCGGAAAACCGGCCCAAACGGGTAGTAATCCGGGCCTGACAAAGCGCCATGCCAAAAGCAGCAGGAAACCAAGTGGCGGCCATAGCGGAACGCCTGAAACCAGCGGAAAAACCGGAATTACCGAGGCAACCAGAATGCTTGCCCACGGAACAGAATTTGCGAGCAGCGGCAAATGATCGCGGTTTATCCGGCTGCCATAGCGATCTCGCCGTGAACGCGGATTGATCCGTGCAATCATTCGCCTAGCTGCTCTTCGATGGACAGGGTCTGGCGCTCAAGAATTTCAGGCTCCCATATCGGAAGTACGGAAACGAAGTTCGTGCCCGCCGGGTCAGCGATAACGCGCGCATCGGCGCCGTCCGGCGTGATCTTGGTTGCCACCGCAACGGCTGTGTTGGGCTGATACAATCCGCCCGCGCCGGATGTAACGAAGACATCGCCGACTTTGAGCGGATTGATGCCAAGGTTGATCAGGCGAATGCGTAGCGTTCCATCACCTCGTCCTTCGGCAAAAGCGACCACTTCATCGGTAGCGCGGCGGACAGGAAGGACACTCTCGCTGTCAGTAAGCAACAGGACGCGCGAAATGTTGCTGCCAGCCTCGACCACGCGGCCGAGCACACCTCGAGGCGAGCGGACCGGCATTCCGGGCACCACATTCTTGTCACGGCCGGCGGCGAGATAGGCAAATCTTCGGGTGCTGGTCCCGGTCGATCCAACGAGCCGAGCTGTAGTAATCGGCACGACATCGCTTTCGCGCAGATCGAGCAGCCCCTTGAGGCGGATGTTCTCTTGTTCGATTGCGTCTGCTTCGGCGAGCCTGACGCGGGCGAGGTCAACTTCGCGGCGGAGTTCTGCATTGCGGCTGCCGGCACGGTAATAGGCGCTGATTGTCTCGAAAATATTGGTGCCGGTGTCGCGGACTTCCGCCCCGGCTTCGCCAGCAGGAAGCACTACGTCTTGGGCAGCGCTACGTGCGCCATTGAACGAGGCAGGACGCCATAGTGACAGAGCCAATAAGACCGCCCCGATTAGCGCCCCAATTGCAGCGACCACATAGCCGGTGAATGCGCTATATTGCGCCCGGCGTGAGAAACCAGAGCGCCGCATAGATGATGGAGGCGCCAAGGCTTGGTCCTCTTTACGCTGTCATCAAGACGCCGCGATAGATCGGCTCTTCCATCGCGCGGCCTGTGCCGAGCGCGACGCATGAGAGAGGATCTTCGGCAATGGTGACAGGCAGGCCTGTTTCTTCGCGAAGGTGCTCGTCCAAACCGCGGATCAATGCGCCGCCTCCAGTGAGTACGATGCCCTGATCGACGATGTCGGCTGCGAGTTCAGGTGCGGTGTTTTCCAGTGCAATGCGAACGCCCTCGACGATGGCGCCGATGGGTTCGGAAAGCGCTTCTGCGATATTCGCCTGATTGATCAAGATTTCTTTTGGCACGCCGTTCACAAGATCGCGGCCCTTGAGCGTGATCTGCTCGCCGATGCCGTCTTCAGGAACCATGGCGATGCCGTAATCCTTCTTGATCCGTTCCGCCGTGCTTTCGCCGATCAGCAGATTGTGGTGCCGGCGAACGTAGCTCACGATGGCTTCGTCCATCTTGTCACCGCCGGTACGGACTGACGTGGTGTAGGCGAGACCCCGCAATGACAGAACCGCAACTTCGGTCGTGCCGCCCCCGATGTCGACGACCATGGAACCTACAGGTTCAGTCACAGGCATATCAGCACCGATGGCAGCCGCCATTGGTTCTAGGATCAGATACACTTGGCTGGCGCCTGCATTCGATGCCGCATCGCGGATCGCGCGGCGTTCAACTGATGTCGAGCCCGACGGAACGCAAATCACAATCTCTGGGTAGCTGAACATGCTCTTCTTGCCATTCACCTTGCGGATGAAGTGCTTGATCATTTCCTCAGCAATTTCGATGTCGGCGATAACGCCGTCGCGCAGCGGGCGAATGGCTTCGATGCTGTCGGGCGTTTTGCCCATCATCATCTTGGCGTCGTCACCCACGGCTTTCACGCGTTTGATGCCGTTGAGCGTTTCGATGGCCACAACCGATGGTTCATTCAGGACGATGCCCTGATCTTGAACATACACCAGTGTGTTGGCCGTACCGAGGTCGATGGCCATGTTTTTGGAACCGAATTTGAAGAAGTTGGTCCAGAAGCTCATTGCGTGTGATTTCCGTAGAGTTTTTGCGGCTTTGGTCCAAGAATCTGCGGGTCAGCAGGGCCGTGCCGTAGCGGGAGATGGCGCCTCATAACCAAAAGGTAGAGTAAAGGCCAAAAAATTGTGCGCATATCCGGTGCGTTTTCCACCGCTCGCCTCGCAATCAATGCACTTGGCCGCTATCCTCGCAAAATGCCCACTATTCGTCGTCTTCCAGAAGCCCTCGTCAACCGCATTGCTGCGGGTGAAGTGGTCGAGCGCCCAGCCGCCGCGCTGAAGGAAATTGTTGAGAACGCAATTGACGCCGGAGCGGGGCAAATCACGGTCTCGCTGGTTGAAGGCGGGCTGTCGCGGATCGAGGTCACAGACGATGGCTGCGGCATGGATCCGGCGCAAATGGAACTGGCGCTGGAACGGCATGCGACATCGAAGTTACCCGACGAAGCAATCGAACAGGTTTCGACCCTCGGCTTTCGTGGTGAAGCACTCCCGAGCATTGGCAGCGTGGCGAAGCTGACGATTGAAAGCCGCCCGCGTGACGCCGAGCAAGGGTGGCGCCGCGTTGTCGATCACGGTGAAGTGACTGAAGACGGTCCCGCCGCCTTGCCGCCTGGCACCCGCGTTCGCGTCGAACAGCTATTTGCCAAAGTGCCCGCGAGGCGCAAGTTTCTGCGCACATCACGCAGCGAATATGGCGCATGCCACGATGTCGTGCGCCGCTTGGCCATGGCGCGGCCTGACATCGGTTTCACCTTTAAGCACGGCGACCGAACGATCTTCTCGGTGCAAGGCGGGGAGGGGCTGGAGAACCGCGTCGCCCAGATCGTCGCCCGCGAGCTCAAGGATAATGGCGTCACCATTGATCTGGAGAAATACGGGATGCGGCTCACGGGTATTGCGGGCCTTCCAACATACAATCGCGGTGTGGCGGACCACCAATACCTATTCGTGAATGGCCGGCCGGTGAAGGACCGCCTGCTTACCGGAGCGGTGCGCGGGGCTTATTCAGATATGTTGGCACGAGACCGGCATGCAGTGCTGGCGCTGTTCCTCGAAATCGAACCAGAGGCGGTGGATGTGAATGTCCATCCCGCCAAGACCGAAGTGCGCTTTCGCGAGGCGCAGAATGTGCGCGGGTTTATCGTCTCGGCACTCCGCAATGCCCTGTCGAGCGGTGATCGCAGGAGTGCGCAATCGCCCGACGCCGCTGCGATGGGGCGCTGGCAGCAAGAGCCAGAACAGCCCGCTGCGCTGAGGTCGATTTTCGAGGGCCGTGATTGGACTGCGCCGGGGTCAAGAGTGAACGAACCCGTTCAGCCATGGCAGGATGCACAGGGGGCAGGCGGTGACACGCTAGCCATGCCGCAAGGCCGCGCGGAACAGGCGGAGGAGATTGCCGCAGATGCTGCGGACTATCCACTAGGCATCGCGCGAGGACAGGTCGCAAACACCTACATCGTCGCAGAATCGGCGGACGGTTTGGTGCTGGTCGATCAACACGCCGCGCATGAACGCCTTGTGCTGGAGCGGCTTAAAGCTGCCGGAGCGGAAGATGCCGTGTCGCGCAGTCAGGCGTTGCTGATGCCGGATGTGGTCGAAATGGACGAGTCTGATTGCGTCCGATTGGAAGAGCAGATCGAAACGCTGTCCAAGCACGGCCTCGTGATTGAGCGCTTTGGTCCGTCGGCCATGCTTGTGCGCGCCATCCCGCACTCCCTTAAGAATGGTGATCCGACTGCGCTGTTGACGGACATCGCCGATGATCTTGCGAAGAATGGCGAGGCGCTGCTGTTGGGCGAACGCCTCGACCTCGTGCTGGCAACAATGGCATGTCACGGATCGGTTAGGGCGGGGCGCACGCTTACGGTCACGGAAATGAATGCACTGCTGCGCGAAATGGAACGTACACCGCGTTCAGGCCAGTGTAACCACGGCCGTCCGACATGGGTAAAACTGTCGATGGACGATGTGGAGAAGCTCTTTGGACGTCATTGATCGTATCGCGCGGGTTTCCGCAGTCACAACAGCGGTTTTTGCTTTGGCTGGCTGCGGCGAGCCCGAACTGACACAGGCTGAACAGGCGGCGCAGGAGAATGCGGCGATTGCTGCGGTCGAAGCATCGCAAAAACCGCCCGCGCAGCTCGTCTTCCCCGAGATCATTACGTTCGAGGATATCGAGGCTAACAACCTATTTGGCGCAGGATGTTATATGCTTCCATCAGGCGAACAAGAAGGAATGCTGGCTCTCACCGATGACCGCATGGGGGTGATCAAGTTGGATGGTGAGCTTCACCGTATGACCGTCGACGCTGGAAGCAGCGAGCAGCCCTATGGTTCGCGCGGCAAGTATGACGGTAAGGAATTCTCGCTTCGGCTGGAAACCACTGGTGAACCGATCGACAATGGCTATGAGACGCTCGACTACAAAGGCACAATGACATTGCGGAATGGCCGTGACGAGGTCGTGTTCCAGCAGGATGGCACAATCCAATGCGGAGCGTGATTGCAGTTGCATGTCGTTCGTCGATTTGAGTCGGATGAGGGCATAGCGCGGCTTTACGAAATCTGATTCCTCGCACAGCAAGGTTCTCATTCTAAATTGGGGACTATTCAGAATGCTTAAAAATCAATTCGTTTCGCGCGCTGCCATGGCTGCGGCGCTTCTGGCGCTGCCGACGGTAGCTCTTGCCGACAATGATGCCGACATGGCGCGCATTCTGGATGAGGGTATGAACCGCTCGCAGGTCCAGCAGGTCGCGCATGAGCTGCTCGACGGAGTGGGGCCGCGTTTGACAAACTCCCCCAACATGCGCCGCGCCGAGGCATGGGCTGTGCAGGAGATGCGTGAGCTTGGTCTCGATAATGTCCGCAAGGAAGGCTTCGAATTTGGCCGCGGCTGGGAGAGCACTGGATCAATGATGCGGATGGTTGGCCCGCGTCCTGTCGATCTGACCGCGACGCCAGTTGCCTGGACTCCCGGCACTAACGGCGTCGTTGAAGCACCCGTTATTATCGCGCCAATGTCGAAAGTCGCTCACTTCGACGAATATCGCGGAAAGCTGGCCGGCAAGATTGTTCTGATCAGCATTCCCGGAACCGGAGAGGAGCCAACGAGTGTGCCGTTCAAGCGGCTGGAATCATCTGATATTTCGAAGCGCGATGACTATAGAATTCCCGAATATGATCCAGATCGGTTCGAGCGTTTTCTCAAACGCCGCAACTTCGCGCTTGAAGCGGACAAGTTCCTTCAAAGCGAGGGGGCAGTAGCTTGGGCCAAGGTGTCCTACCGCGAAGGCAAGCTGCTGCATGGCACAGGCTATACCTATAAGGTCGGTCAATCACCGAGCCTGCCGGGCTTCGAAATCGCGGCTGAAGATTATCGCCGGATCGCACGGATTGCCAAAACCGGTGACGCGCCGACGCTATCATTCAGCAGCGCCAACCGCTTCGTGGATGACGATACAAAAGCTTATAATATCATCGGCGAGATTAAGGGCAGCGATCCAAAGGCGGGTTATGTCATGGCCGGCGCGCACTTCGACAGCTGGGCCGCCGCCGACGGCGCGGTCGATAATGGCGCGGGTGTGGTGACCGTGCTGGAAGCTGCGCGCATCCTCAAGACGATGGGCGTGAAGCCCAAGCGCACAATCCGTTTCGCGCTATGGGGTGCGGAAGAGCAGGGTCTTCATGGTTCGCTCGCCTATGTTCGGCAGCATCTGGTGAACCGTGCGGGCGAGGCTGATCTCGCTCCTGAAGATGTCTCGACCTATTGGAACACTCTGTTCCCGATCC comes from Altererythrobacter sp. ZODW24 and encodes:
- the rodA gene encoding rod shape-determining protein RodA — protein: MSASIVPAPIARLPWMVIAPLSLLVLFGGAVLYSAAGGSMQPFATSHLIRYSVFLAMALVMMFFPRDLVRFMAYPAYAGVLVLLVLVEALGAMGGGSQRWLELGFMRLQPSELMKPVIVLALATFYSNLPAGMVPTWRALVPAGMLIALPMAFVLMQPDLGTALAIAFGGVVVMFLAGLPMRWFVAAGAAVAAAIPLAYFFALKEYQQRRVTTFLDPESDPLGAGYHITQSKIAIGSGGITGKGFGNGSQSALNYLPEPHTDFVFATMAEEWGLFGGVLVLSVFALVLRWGMVLARDANDPFAKLLAAGMTATIFFYVAVNLMMVMGLAPVVGIPLPFMSHGGSSMMTNMICVGTLMMVHRWNQSQARTGFG
- a CDS encoding putative sulfate exporter family transporter; its protein translation is MAAPTQSYYTGDLYGELTLLEDAPAKTSRAALLPGLTICAIASMGAAFLSQTYGAPLILMGLLLGLALSFVSQDERTHSGLDFASRTILRGGIILLGLQVTLMQIAELGAAPFAALIVVMIAAFAGGLLFAKLAGQTFEGGLLAGGATAICGASAALALYGVIGRERVSQAQFAVTLVGISLASAAALSIYPVIAGWLELSDTQAGFLTGASIHDVAQAIGGGYAVSDEAGAYATVVKLARVALLAPLVALAALLIRRRTKAENVDGNRPRIALPGFIIMFLAVLVLNSFVSAPQYVGEIGLIASKTMLLLAVTATAMRSRLDLLMKSGWRTMVPVFGATFASLLAALALVPFLA
- the mrdA gene encoding penicillin-binding protein 2, producing MIFRRKRLRPKQVVTAATLQHSFDRRTMIIGAVQGGVGVLLAGRMAYIAVAENEKYEMEAESNRVNLSLIAPRRGWILDRNGSPLASNRADFRVDLIPDRLNDPVKTIDQLGTLLALGPAAVQDLKDKIGDARGFQPIEVASGLKYDQFAAVSVRLPEMPGVVPQRGFSRFYPTGPAVGHLIGYVGPASKEEFDANPSPLLVTPGFKIGKDGIEKKYEENLQGEPGARRVEVTASGRIVRDLETRDDVQGDPVKLTIDGPLQDYAARRLGLESGSVVVMDCKTGDLLCMASMPSFDPNSFSDGIGRLEYKMLRDDDRVPLRNKVLKGLYPPGSTVKPTVSMAFLKEGLDPEETVFCGGGLRVGNRVFRCWKRGGHGTVNMAKGIYQSCDVYFYHFAQRLGMDPIAAACRDYGMGQQFDLPVLSQFYGTVPDPAWKLKKYNRNWAAFDTVNATIGQGYMLANPLQLAVMATRLATSKHVEPRLLFDKKVPEFKSMGISDEYTAYIRKAMSDVVNGPGTAGRGRLPLQNVQMAGKTGTAQVVGLNISDGRSGPWKYRDHGLFVFFAPFDNPRYAGAVVIEHGGGSGSAYPIARDVMTFMFDPQKGLDVLKSYENQWGGTAQERLARKYAAIAREAGEDVPPVPTRDEDIFDRVEAEARAAALRPAAIADEAVAPRSDPTPSSAPGGGVPE
- the mreC gene encoding rod shape-determining protein MreC, with the translated sequence MRRSGFSRRAQYSAFTGYVVAAIGALIGAVLLALSLWRPASFNGARSAAQDVVLPAGEAGAEVRDTGTNIFETISAYYRAGSRNAELRREVDLARVRLAEADAIEQENIRLKGLLDLRESDVVPITTARLVGSTGTSTRRFAYLAAGRDKNVVPGMPVRSPRGVLGRVVEAGSNISRVLLLTDSESVLPVRRATDEVVAFAEGRGDGTLRIRLINLGINPLKVGDVFVTSGAGGLYQPNTAVAVATKITPDGADARVIADPAGTNFVSVLPIWEPEILERQTLSIEEQLGE
- a CDS encoding rod shape-determining protein, with the translated sequence MSFWTNFFKFGSKNMAIDLGTANTLVYVQDQGIVLNEPSVVAIETLNGIKRVKAVGDDAKMMMGKTPDSIEAIRPLRDGVIADIEIAEEMIKHFIRKVNGKKSMFSYPEIVICVPSGSTSVERRAIRDAASNAGASQVYLILEPMAAAIGADMPVTEPVGSMVVDIGGGTTEVAVLSLRGLAYTTSVRTGGDKMDEAIVSYVRRHHNLLIGESTAERIKKDYGIAMVPEDGIGEQITLKGRDLVNGVPKEILINQANIAEALSEPIGAIVEGVRIALENTAPELAADIVDQGIVLTGGGALIRGLDEHLREETGLPVTIAEDPLSCVALGTGRAMEEPIYRGVLMTA
- a CDS encoding rod shape-determining protein MreD, which produces MIARINPRSRRDRYGSRINRDHLPLLANSVPWASILVASVIPVFPLVSGVPLWPPLGFLLLLAWRFVRPGLLPVWAGFPLGLWDDLFSGQPFGSAILMWSLTMIAIDYIEARFPWRGFLQDWMTAVLATGLYLALAALLSGGSFGYERVLLVGPQFLLSILIFPVVGWLVAILDRLRLLRIRVIG
- the mutL gene encoding DNA mismatch repair endonuclease MutL: MPTIRRLPEALVNRIAAGEVVERPAAALKEIVENAIDAGAGQITVSLVEGGLSRIEVTDDGCGMDPAQMELALERHATSKLPDEAIEQVSTLGFRGEALPSIGSVAKLTIESRPRDAEQGWRRVVDHGEVTEDGPAALPPGTRVRVEQLFAKVPARRKFLRTSRSEYGACHDVVRRLAMARPDIGFTFKHGDRTIFSVQGGEGLENRVAQIVARELKDNGVTIDLEKYGMRLTGIAGLPTYNRGVADHQYLFVNGRPVKDRLLTGAVRGAYSDMLARDRHAVLALFLEIEPEAVDVNVHPAKTEVRFREAQNVRGFIVSALRNALSSGDRRSAQSPDAAAMGRWQQEPEQPAALRSIFEGRDWTAPGSRVNEPVQPWQDAQGAGGDTLAMPQGRAEQAEEIAADAADYPLGIARGQVANTYIVAESADGLVLVDQHAAHERLVLERLKAAGAEDAVSRSQALLMPDVVEMDESDCVRLEEQIETLSKHGLVIERFGPSAMLVRAIPHSLKNGDPTALLTDIADDLAKNGEALLLGERLDLVLATMACHGSVRAGRTLTVTEMNALLREMERTPRSGQCNHGRPTWVKLSMDDVEKLFGRH
- a CDS encoding M20/M25/M40 family metallo-hydrolase → MLKNQFVSRAAMAAALLALPTVALADNDADMARILDEGMNRSQVQQVAHELLDGVGPRLTNSPNMRRAEAWAVQEMRELGLDNVRKEGFEFGRGWESTGSMMRMVGPRPVDLTATPVAWTPGTNGVVEAPVIIAPMSKVAHFDEYRGKLAGKIVLISIPGTGEEPTSVPFKRLESSDISKRDDYRIPEYDPDRFERFLKRRNFALEADKFLQSEGAVAWAKVSYREGKLLHGTGYTYKVGQSPSLPGFEIAAEDYRRIARIAKTGDAPTLSFSSANRFVDDDTKAYNIIGEIKGSDPKAGYVMAGAHFDSWAAADGAVDNGAGVVTVLEAARILKTMGVKPKRTIRFALWGAEEQGLHGSLAYVRQHLVNRAGEADLAPEDVSTYWNTLFPIQPKPGFYDMKAYFNMDNGSGRFHGIHSEGNAAAEPLLRKWLSPFKQLEAGNVVQAKRGGTDHVSFQRVGLPGFQFIQDPLDYFARLHHTNVDTMDHLRPDDLRQASVVMAGVLLNAANDKDTLPRQPLPQQPSATNPFEYDYPETD